A window of the Thermus thermophilus HB8 genome harbors these coding sequences:
- a CDS encoding SDR family oxidoreductase, translating to MKLKGKKALVIAAGQGIGRAIAEAFQREGAEVLGATLHPEKLQGVVPAVRLDARDKEAVFHLIQGLDRLDVLVNAQGVVPVGGLLEATDQDWEEAFLLNAKSVFWAMQAALPKMAAQGGGSVINIASVAAFKMVPGRFIYSATKAALVAMTKAAALEFAPKGVRVNAICPGTVDTPSLRERAGGEEGLRAFAERQLLKRLGRPEEIAALAVYLASDEGAFATGSAFVVDGGMSL from the coding sequence GTGAAGCTCAAAGGGAAGAAAGCGCTGGTCATCGCGGCGGGCCAGGGGATCGGCCGGGCCATCGCCGAGGCCTTCCAGAGGGAAGGGGCCGAGGTCCTGGGGGCCACCCTCCATCCGGAGAAACTCCAGGGGGTGGTGCCCGCGGTGCGCCTGGACGCCCGGGACAAGGAAGCGGTCTTCCACCTGATCCAGGGCCTGGACCGGCTGGACGTCCTGGTGAACGCCCAGGGGGTGGTGCCGGTGGGAGGCCTTCTGGAGGCCACGGACCAGGACTGGGAGGAGGCCTTCCTCCTGAACGCCAAGAGCGTATTCTGGGCCATGCAGGCCGCCCTCCCCAAGATGGCCGCCCAGGGCGGGGGAAGCGTCATCAACATCGCCTCGGTGGCGGCCTTCAAGATGGTGCCCGGCCGCTTCATCTATAGCGCCACCAAGGCCGCCTTGGTGGCCATGACCAAGGCCGCGGCCCTGGAGTTTGCCCCAAAGGGCGTGCGGGTGAACGCCATCTGCCCCGGGACCGTAGACACCCCCTCCCTGCGGGAGAGGGCCGGAGGGGAGGAGGGCCTTAGGGCCTTTGCCGAGAGGCAACTCCTCAAGCGCCTGGGCCGTCCCGAGGAGATCGCCGCCTTGGCGGTCTACCTGGCCTCGGACGAGGGGGCCTTCGCCACGGGAAGCGCCTTCGTGGTGGACGGGGGGATGAGCCTGTGA
- a CDS encoding Ldh family oxidoreductase, whose translation MRWRADFLSAWAEALLRKAGADEPSAKAVAWALVEADLRGVGSHGLLRLPVYVRRLEAGLVNPSPTLPLEERGPVALLDGEHGFGPRVALKAVEAAQSLARRHGLGAVGVRRSTHFGMAGLYAEKLAREGFVAWVTTNAEPDVVPFGGREKALGTNPLAFAAPAPQGILVADLATSESAMGKVFLAREKGERIPPSWGVDREGSPTDDPHRVYALRPLGGPKGYALALLVEVLSGVLTGAGVAHGIGRMYDEWDRPQDVGHFLLALDPGRFVGKEAFLERMGALWQALKATPPAPGHEEVFLPGELEARRRERALAEGMALPERVVAELKALGERYGVPWRDDA comes from the coding sequence GTGAGGTGGCGGGCGGACTTCCTCTCGGCCTGGGCGGAGGCCCTCTTGCGAAAGGCGGGAGCGGACGAACCCTCCGCCAAGGCGGTGGCCTGGGCCCTGGTGGAGGCGGACCTCAGGGGGGTGGGAAGCCACGGGCTTTTGCGCCTTCCCGTTTACGTGCGCCGCCTCGAGGCGGGCCTGGTGAACCCCAGCCCCACCCTGCCCCTGGAGGAACGGGGCCCCGTGGCCCTCCTGGACGGGGAGCACGGCTTCGGACCCCGCGTGGCCCTAAAGGCCGTGGAGGCGGCCCAAAGCCTCGCAAGGAGGCACGGCCTCGGGGCCGTGGGGGTGCGGCGGAGCACCCACTTCGGCATGGCGGGCCTCTACGCGGAGAAGCTCGCCCGGGAGGGCTTCGTGGCCTGGGTCACCACCAACGCCGAGCCCGACGTGGTGCCCTTCGGGGGGCGGGAGAAGGCCTTGGGCACCAACCCTCTGGCCTTCGCCGCCCCGGCCCCTCAGGGGATCCTCGTGGCCGACCTGGCCACCTCGGAAAGCGCCATGGGCAAGGTCTTCCTAGCCCGGGAGAAGGGGGAGCGGATCCCCCCAAGCTGGGGGGTGGACCGGGAGGGGAGCCCCACGGACGACCCCCACCGGGTCTACGCCCTGAGGCCCCTCGGGGGGCCCAAGGGGTACGCCCTGGCCCTTTTGGTGGAGGTGCTCTCGGGGGTGCTCACGGGGGCGGGGGTGGCCCACGGCATCGGCCGCATGTACGACGAGTGGGACCGCCCCCAGGACGTGGGCCACTTCCTCCTGGCCCTGGACCCGGGGCGCTTCGTGGGCAAAGAGGCCTTCCTGGAGCGGATGGGGGCCCTTTGGCAAGCCCTAAAGGCCACTCCCCCGGCGCCGGGGCACGAGGAGGTCTTCCTCCCCGGGGAGTTGGAGGCCAGGAGGCGGGAGCGGGCCCTGGCGGAGGGGATGGCCCTTCCGGAGCGGGTGGTGGCGGAGCTTAAGGCCTTGGGGGAGCGCTACGGCGTGCCTTGGAGGGACGATGCTTGA
- the kdgK gene encoding 2-dehydro-3-deoxygluconokinase: protein MLEVVTAGEPLVALVPQEPGHLRGKRLLEVYVGGAEVNVAVALARLGVKVGFVGRVGEDELGAMVEERLRAEGVDLTHFRRAPGFTGLYLREYLPLGQGRVFYYRKGSAGSALAPGAFDPDYLEGVRFLHLSGITPALSPEARAFSLWAMEEAKRRGVRVSLDVNYRQTLWSPEEARGFLERALPGVDLLFLSEEEAELLFGRVEEALRALSAPEVVLKRGAKGAWAFVDGRRVEGSAFAVEAVDPVGAGDAFAAGYLAGAVWGLPVEERLRLANLLGASVAASRGDHEGAPYREDLEVLLKATQTFMR, encoded by the coding sequence ATGCTTGAGGTGGTGACGGCGGGGGAGCCCCTGGTGGCCCTGGTGCCCCAGGAGCCCGGACACCTTCGGGGAAAGCGCCTTCTGGAGGTGTACGTGGGCGGGGCCGAGGTGAACGTGGCCGTGGCCCTGGCCCGGCTTGGGGTCAAGGTGGGCTTCGTGGGCCGGGTGGGAGAGGACGAGCTTGGGGCCATGGTGGAGGAAAGGCTCCGGGCCGAGGGGGTGGACCTCACCCACTTCCGCAGGGCGCCGGGGTTCACGGGGCTTTACCTGCGGGAGTACTTGCCTTTGGGACAGGGGAGGGTCTTCTACTACCGAAAGGGTTCGGCGGGAAGTGCCCTTGCCCCCGGGGCCTTTGACCCCGACTACCTGGAGGGGGTCCGCTTCCTTCACCTAAGCGGCATCACCCCGGCCCTTTCTCCCGAGGCCCGGGCCTTCAGCCTGTGGGCCATGGAGGAGGCGAAGCGGCGGGGGGTCCGGGTGAGCCTGGACGTGAACTACCGCCAGACCCTCTGGTCCCCCGAGGAGGCCCGGGGCTTCCTGGAGAGGGCCCTTCCCGGGGTGGACCTCCTCTTCTTGAGCGAGGAGGAGGCGGAGCTCCTCTTCGGCCGGGTGGAGGAGGCGTTGCGGGCGCTTTCCGCCCCCGAGGTGGTCCTGAAGCGGGGGGCCAAGGGGGCCTGGGCCTTCGTGGACGGGAGGCGGGTGGAGGGGAGCGCCTTCGCCGTGGAGGCGGTGGACCCCGTGGGCGCGGGGGACGCCTTCGCCGCCGGTTACCTGGCGGGGGCGGTGTGGGGGCTACCGGTGGAGGAAAGGCTTCGCCTCGCCAACCTCCTCGGGGCCTCGGTGGCGGCGTCCCGGGGAGACCACGAGGGGGCGCCTTACCGGGAGGACCTCGAGGTCCTCCTGAAGGCAACCCAGACCTTCATGCGTTAG